A section of the Pseudanabaena mucicola str. Chao 1806 genome encodes:
- a CDS encoding ComEA family DNA-binding protein gives MALIAGGCTTIPEATKPEAVKTSSSAAPPAAEPKATPSATPDAADPKSAKSSKININTATNAELDKLELPGTKPSLSERIEGGRPYKQIDDLVTKKAISAEEFKLIQNLVTTETK, from the coding sequence TTGGCATTAATAGCTGGTGGCTGTACAACGATCCCAGAGGCAACTAAACCTGAAGCTGTTAAAACTTCGTCATCTGCCGCGCCTCCCGCCGCCGAGCCAAAAGCAACTCCCTCTGCTACTCCTGATGCTGCCGACCCCAAGTCAGCGAAATCCAGCAAAATCAATATTAATACAGCTACCAATGCTGAGTTGGACAAGCTAGAGTTACCAGGCACTAAGCCTTCGTTATCCGAGCGAATTGAAGGTGGTAGACCATATAAACAAATTGATGATCTTGTAACCAAAAAGGCAATCTCTGCCGAAGAATTCAAATTAATTCAGAATCTAGTTACCACTGAAACCAAGTAG
- the mfd gene encoding transcription-repair coupling factor: MPFPSVIRSLIRSPLTDELESKLARNHQLTLSGLSRVSKGLVSSTLSQRQERLMLVITSTIEEAGRWAVQLETMGWHTVHYYPNSDMLPYEPYQPESEVIWGQMQVLADLADWDQLEGEKKKMAIVATDRALQKHLPSPQKFNDYCAQLEVGSEIKLRDLAENLTIMGYENASTVETEGQWARRGDIIDIFPVSSEMPVRIDWFGDEIERIREFDPATQRALDSIPSVLLTPISYGHILGSLEFPDQDAEDEFSSKGFAVHPLSSASLLDYLPKPEQCIIVIDELEQCQAHCDRWYESAEELFPAFLHPSPHGRGAGGEGKLHRSFAECLAEITKFDRLDLFELAEENRGINMSSRPVPAIPHQFGKIAQTIRDYREQKYKIILISAQPSRTVALLQEHDCQAQFIPNVRDYPAIEKTHNLRIAVALKYSGIAEIQGFVLPTYRIVVISDREFFGQHALGTPNYVRKRRRATSKQVDINKLSPGDYVVHKNHGVGQFIKLEKLTVNNETREYLVLKYADGLLRVVVDQMSILSRYRGMHEAKPELHKMTGKAWANTTTKAKKAIKKIAFDLLELYAKRSQQAGYAFPPDNPWQQEMEDSFPYQPTPDQLKATQDVKLDMESSRPMDRLVCGDVGFGKTEVAIRTIFKAVTSGKQAALLVPTTILAQQHYHSLQERYAAYPVNIALLNRFKSTSEKKEIIRKLKTGELDIVVGTHQLLAKDAEFKDLGLLVIDEEQRFGVAQKEKIKTMKTEVDVLTLSATPIPRTLYMAMSGVREMSLITTPPPSRRSIITHLSRYNLELVRAAIRQELDRGGQIFYVVSRIDDIDEVAAKVHEMLPSVRMAIAHGQMPESELESTMLSFSSGEADMMICTTIIESGLDIPRVNTIIIEDAQRFGLAQLYQLRGRVGRAGIQAHAWLFYQEKGELTDVARKRLKAIQEFTHLGSGYQLAMRDMEIRGVGNLLGAEQSGQINTIGFDLYMEMLQEAIAEIRGSEIPEVDDTQVDLPITAFIPAEYIPDGDRKMSAYRSVSSVTSRRELAQIIEEWNDCYGKVPAPAMQLVKVMELKLIAKRIGFSRIKPEGKQHVVLESKMEEPAWKLLHEHLPSHLRSRFVYSKGNVTVRGLGTLSHDKQLDSLIEWLDTMQLAKSEA; encoded by the coding sequence ATGCCATTTCCCTCTGTAATTCGTTCATTAATCCGATCGCCACTCACTGATGAACTAGAGAGTAAACTGGCGAGGAATCATCAACTAACGCTTTCAGGCTTATCGCGCGTAAGCAAAGGTTTAGTTAGCTCAACCCTGAGCCAGCGCCAAGAAAGATTAATGCTGGTGATTACCTCCACAATTGAGGAGGCAGGACGCTGGGCAGTGCAGCTTGAGACGATGGGCTGGCATACGGTGCATTACTATCCCAATTCCGATATGTTGCCCTATGAGCCATATCAGCCTGAGTCAGAGGTAATCTGGGGACAGATGCAGGTATTGGCGGATTTAGCGGATTGGGATCAACTGGAAGGGGAAAAGAAAAAAATGGCGATCGTGGCAACCGATCGCGCTCTTCAAAAACATTTACCCAGCCCCCAAAAATTTAATGACTATTGTGCTCAACTTGAAGTTGGTTCCGAGATCAAGTTGCGGGATTTAGCCGAAAATCTCACGATCATGGGTTACGAAAATGCTTCTACCGTTGAGACTGAGGGGCAATGGGCAAGGCGTGGGGACATCATCGATATTTTCCCTGTATCTAGCGAAATGCCTGTGCGGATTGATTGGTTCGGTGATGAGATTGAGAGAATTCGCGAATTTGATCCTGCCACGCAGCGAGCCTTAGATAGCATTCCTTCAGTTTTACTAACTCCCATTAGTTACGGACATATTTTAGGTAGTTTAGAATTTCCTGATCAAGATGCTGAAGACGAATTTAGCAGCAAGGGCTTTGCTGTCCATCCGCTTTCTAGCGCTTCGCTCTTAGACTATTTACCCAAGCCAGAGCAATGCATCATCGTCATTGATGAATTAGAGCAATGTCAAGCCCATTGCGATCGCTGGTACGAATCCGCCGAAGAACTTTTCCCAGCTTTCTTACACCCCTCTCCCCATGGGAGAGGAGCTGGGGGTGAGGGCAAACTCCATCGCTCCTTTGCGGAATGTTTAGCAGAAATCACTAAATTCGATCGCCTTGATTTATTTGAACTTGCCGAAGAAAATCGTGGCATAAATATGTCAAGTCGTCCTGTGCCAGCGATTCCGCATCAATTCGGTAAGATTGCTCAGACAATCCGTGACTATCGTGAACAGAAGTACAAAATTATTCTCATTTCGGCACAACCATCACGCACAGTTGCCCTATTACAAGAGCATGACTGCCAAGCGCAATTTATCCCTAATGTGCGAGATTATCCTGCGATCGAGAAAACCCATAACCTGCGAATAGCCGTAGCTTTGAAATATTCAGGTATTGCCGAGATTCAAGGGTTTGTGTTGCCGACTTATCGTATTGTCGTCATTAGCGATCGCGAATTTTTTGGACAGCATGCCCTTGGTACACCCAATTATGTGCGAAAGCGCCGCAGAGCAACTTCTAAGCAGGTTGACATAAATAAGCTCTCCCCAGGGGATTACGTCGTCCACAAAAATCATGGTGTGGGGCAGTTTATCAAATTAGAGAAGTTGACTGTTAATAATGAAACTCGCGAATATCTCGTTCTTAAATATGCGGATGGATTATTGCGCGTCGTAGTCGATCAGATGTCGATTCTGTCACGCTATCGGGGAATGCATGAGGCAAAACCTGAACTGCATAAAATGACGGGCAAGGCTTGGGCGAATACCACGACCAAGGCAAAGAAAGCTATTAAGAAAATTGCCTTTGATTTGCTAGAACTCTATGCCAAGCGATCGCAACAGGCTGGTTATGCTTTCCCGCCTGATAATCCTTGGCAACAGGAAATGGAAGATTCTTTTCCCTATCAACCCACACCTGACCAACTCAAGGCAACTCAAGATGTCAAGCTAGATATGGAAAGTTCCCGACCAATGGATCGCCTTGTGTGTGGTGATGTTGGTTTCGGGAAAACAGAAGTTGCGATTCGGACGATCTTTAAAGCAGTAACTTCTGGTAAACAGGCGGCACTACTCGTTCCCACAACGATTCTCGCGCAGCAGCATTACCACAGCCTCCAAGAGCGCTATGCTGCCTATCCCGTGAATATAGCCCTACTGAACCGCTTTAAGAGTACTTCCGAAAAGAAAGAAATTATCCGCAAGCTGAAAACAGGTGAATTAGATATTGTCGTGGGTACGCACCAGCTTTTAGCTAAGGATGCAGAATTTAAGGATTTGGGTTTACTTGTCATTGACGAAGAGCAACGCTTCGGGGTGGCACAAAAAGAGAAAATTAAAACTATGAAAACGGAAGTGGATGTGCTGACTCTCTCGGCAACACCAATTCCCAGAACCCTCTATATGGCTATGTCGGGCGTGCGGGAAATGAGTCTGATTACGACCCCACCACCATCGAGGCGATCGATCATAACCCATTTATCTCGCTATAATCTCGAATTAGTTCGCGCTGCCATTCGTCAAGAACTCGATCGTGGTGGTCAGATTTTCTATGTAGTATCGCGCATTGATGATATTGATGAAGTTGCAGCGAAAGTCCATGAAATGTTGCCATCGGTACGCATGGCGATCGCCCACGGCCAGATGCCCGAATCAGAGCTAGAGTCAACCATGCTTAGCTTTAGTAGTGGCGAAGCGGACATGATGATCTGTACCACGATTATCGAATCAGGCTTAGACATTCCAAGGGTAAACACCATCATTATCGAAGATGCCCAACGCTTTGGACTTGCTCAGCTTTATCAGTTGCGTGGTCGTGTCGGTCGTGCAGGCATCCAAGCCCATGCATGGCTCTTTTATCAAGAAAAGGGCGAACTCACCGATGTGGCTCGGAAACGTCTCAAGGCAATTCAAGAATTTACCCATCTTGGCTCAGGCTATCAGTTAGCGATGCGTGATATGGAAATTAGAGGTGTCGGCAATCTCCTCGGTGCGGAACAATCTGGACAAATTAACACAATTGGCTTTGATCTCTATATGGAAATGCTCCAGGAAGCGATCGCGGAAATACGTGGCTCGGAAATCCCTGAAGTCGATGATACGCAGGTAGATCTACCGATTACCGCCTTTATTCCTGCGGAATATATCCCCGATGGAGATCGCAAGATGAGCGCCTACCGATCCGTATCTTCCGTGACCTCACGCCGCGAACTCGCCCAAATCATAGAAGAATGGAATGATTGCTATGGCAAAGTACCTGCACCAGCGATGCAACTGGTTAAAGTGATGGAATTGAAACTGATTGCCAAACGGATTGGCTTCTCGCGTATCAAACCTGAAGGTAAACAGCACGTTGTCCTCGAATCAAAGATGGAAGAACCTGCATGGAAATTACTCCATGAGCATCTCCCTAGCCATTTGCGATCGCGCTTTGTCTATAGCAAAGGTAATGTCACCGTGCGCGGATTGGGCACACTTTCGCATGATAAGCAGCTTGATAGCCTAATCGAATGGCTGGACACAATGCAACTTGCGAAATCAGAAGCATAG
- a CDS encoding SWIM zinc finger family protein: MVEPNHDSPTLGIDTWTADRVISLAPDPASAKNGIGLATLNKWSNLGKEQQIIWGECKGSGKDPYRTQVDLSEPAFRCSCPSRKFPCKHGLGLLFLMVSQPTVLTEGTPPDWVTDWIASRTKWEEKQKQKLNQPEKAINPEAQAKRASARLHKVTAGVQDLQMWLNDLIRQGLTSVRTESYQFWEQPAARMVDAQAPSLARQLREIPSIINSGTGWESRLLAKLGKLHLLLEGFQHLESLPLPNQADIRNQIGWTQNQSELITTQENSSTLSPYLQQDLWLVIGQQIETEERLQMSRTWLWGKRSNRYALLLQFAHGNQAFELSFGLGTSLEAELAFFESAYPLRAIIKSRQNSSSFVSVREIVGYETIDLAIASYSSALVKNPWLERFPLTLQQVIPVHNDGKWFIRDHANHLLAINPRFERGWATLALSGGHPVMIFGEWSDNYIYPLSIWVKEKIYGA; encoded by the coding sequence ATGGTCGAACCAAATCATGATTCTCCTACTCTAGGAATAGACACCTGGACAGCAGATCGGGTGATATCTCTAGCCCCCGATCCTGCCTCAGCAAAGAATGGTATAGGCTTAGCGACATTAAATAAATGGAGCAATTTGGGCAAGGAACAACAGATAATTTGGGGTGAATGCAAAGGTAGTGGGAAAGATCCCTATCGCACACAGGTTGACTTGTCTGAGCCTGCATTTCGTTGTAGTTGTCCTAGCCGCAAATTCCCTTGTAAGCATGGGTTGGGATTATTGTTTTTGATGGTCAGCCAACCCACAGTTTTAACTGAGGGAACCCCACCTGATTGGGTAACTGATTGGATCGCATCACGGACGAAATGGGAAGAGAAACAAAAGCAAAAACTAAATCAACCTGAAAAAGCGATCAATCCAGAGGCTCAAGCCAAACGTGCTAGCGCCAGACTCCATAAGGTCACAGCAGGAGTTCAGGATCTGCAAATGTGGCTCAATGACTTAATCCGTCAGGGGTTAACTTCAGTACGCACAGAGTCTTACCAGTTTTGGGAACAGCCTGCGGCGCGGATGGTTGATGCCCAAGCACCGAGTTTAGCCAGACAGTTGCGGGAGATTCCCAGTATCATTAATTCGGGTACAGGTTGGGAATCGCGACTATTAGCAAAATTAGGCAAGTTACATTTACTTTTGGAAGGTTTTCAGCATCTAGAGTCTCTTCCCTTACCCAATCAAGCTGATATTCGCAATCAAATCGGCTGGACGCAAAACCAGTCAGAATTAATTACTACTCAGGAAAATTCTTCAACTTTGTCTCCATACCTCCAGCAGGATCTCTGGCTAGTCATCGGACAGCAAATAGAAACAGAGGAACGTCTGCAGATGAGTCGGACTTGGCTCTGGGGGAAACGGAGTAATCGGTATGCCCTATTACTACAATTTGCCCATGGCAATCAAGCCTTTGAGTTGAGTTTTGGTTTAGGAACTTCTTTAGAAGCAGAACTTGCATTTTTCGAGAGTGCCTATCCGCTTCGTGCAATTATTAAATCTAGACAGAACTCGTCATCGTTTGTATCCGTACGCGAGATTGTCGGATATGAAACTATTGATTTAGCGATCGCCTCTTACAGTAGCGCCCTAGTTAAAAATCCTTGGTTAGAAAGATTTCCCCTCACCCTTCAGCAGGTCATCCCAGTTCATAATGATGGCAAATGGTTCATTCGCGATCATGCCAATCATCTATTAGCAATCAACCCAAGGTTTGAGCGTGGATGGGCAACTTTAGCTTTAAGTGGTGGACATCCTGTCATGATCTTTGGTGAATGGAGTGACAATTATATTTATCCTTTAAGTATTTGGGTTAAAGAAAAAATTTATGGTGCTTAA
- a CDS encoding glycosyl hydrolase family 57, producing MISTTPSSFVASDFPAICGNEELIQRTVQDDAPVFLNSNLNSNNLKLEEITSAFACALHMHQPTIPAGMNGALISNLQHMFEHQGEGDNHNAGVFAWCYSRMGDFIPQLVAQGSNPRIMLDYSGNLLWGLQQMQRHDVLDNLKRITCDRQYQPYVEWLGTMWSHAVIPSTPIPDIKLHIQAWQSHFASIFGIDALKRVKGFSPPEMHLPNHPDTLYEYIKALKECGYRWLMVQEHSVERCDGSGLTQEQKYVPNRLIAKNSLGESISITVLIKTQGSDTKLVAQMQPYHEAKSRGKQQLGNISIPSLVTQIADGENGGVMMNEFPRDYPLVWDQLKNNGRGTVGVVGLNGTEYLEMIEAAGVSPLDYPPIQAVQQHKVWQKVEQIGDRQNLNTAMVEQAISELKASDHQFHMDGASWTNSLSWINGYENVLEPMNQLSAKFHAKYDSLIAQDPSITKRSDYQQALLYNLLVQTSCFRYWGQGTWTDYARELYRQGDQS from the coding sequence TTGATTTCAACGACACCATCAAGCTTTGTTGCCTCTGATTTTCCTGCTATTTGTGGCAATGAAGAATTAATTCAACGCACAGTACAGGATGATGCACCTGTATTTCTAAATAGCAATCTAAATAGCAATAACCTAAAACTAGAAGAGATTACTTCCGCTTTTGCCTGTGCCTTGCATATGCACCAACCGACTATTCCCGCAGGTATGAATGGGGCTTTAATTAGCAATCTTCAGCATATGTTCGAGCATCAAGGTGAAGGCGACAATCACAACGCTGGGGTATTTGCTTGGTGCTATAGTCGCATGGGTGATTTCATTCCCCAACTTGTCGCGCAGGGCAGCAATCCTCGGATAATGCTGGACTATTCAGGAAACCTGCTCTGGGGTTTGCAGCAGATGCAACGCCATGACGTTTTAGATAATCTCAAACGCATTACTTGCGATCGCCAATATCAGCCCTATGTGGAATGGCTCGGTACAATGTGGAGTCATGCCGTGATACCCTCGACACCGATTCCTGATATCAAACTGCATATTCAAGCATGGCAAAGTCATTTTGCTTCTATTTTCGGAATTGATGCTCTCAAGCGAGTGAAAGGATTTTCGCCGCCAGAGATGCATCTTCCCAATCATCCTGATACACTCTACGAATATATTAAAGCACTTAAGGAATGCGGCTATCGCTGGTTGATGGTACAAGAGCATTCCGTAGAACGCTGTGATGGTTCAGGTTTAACTCAAGAGCAGAAATATGTACCGAATCGCTTGATTGCAAAGAACTCTCTGGGTGAATCGATTAGTATCACAGTTCTGATTAAAACCCAAGGTTCTGATACCAAATTGGTCGCGCAAATGCAGCCCTATCACGAAGCCAAAAGTCGAGGCAAACAGCAACTTGGGAATATTTCCATTCCCTCTTTAGTCACTCAGATTGCCGATGGTGAGAATGGTGGTGTGATGATGAATGAATTCCCCCGCGATTATCCTTTGGTATGGGATCAGCTGAAAAATAATGGTCGTGGTACTGTGGGTGTTGTTGGTCTAAATGGTACTGAATATCTAGAAATGATCGAGGCAGCAGGTGTGAGTCCCCTTGACTATCCGCCAATTCAAGCAGTGCAGCAGCATAAGGTCTGGCAAAAGGTCGAGCAAATCGGCGATCGCCAAAATCTGAATACAGCTATGGTCGAGCAAGCCATTAGTGAACTCAAAGCCAGTGATCATCAATTCCATATGGACGGGGCATCATGGACAAATAGTTTAAGTTGGATAAATGGCTACGAAAATGTCTTAGAACCGATGAATCAACTCAGTGCAAAGTTCCATGCAAAATATGATTCACTGATCGCTCAAGACCCTTCGATTACTAAGCGATCAGACTATCAGCAAGCCTTACTTTATAACCTGCTTGTTCAAACCAGTTGCTTCCGTTATTGGGGACAGGGCACATGGACAGACTACGCCCGTGAACTCTATCGACAAGGAGATCAAAGTTAA
- a CDS encoding putative 2-aminoethylphosphonate ABC transporter substrate-binding protein, with the protein MLINKLSKKKWLKFALSLLSAFLVTVAVTACVQTQTPEKKPEVATTAKSTATSTEAAKPATGSITIYTALEDDQLSEYLPLFQKTYPDIKVNKVRDSTGVVTAKLLAEKDNPTADVVWGLAASSLLIAEKQGMLEPYAPKGLEAVQPQFRDSENPPKWVGIDVWESAFCVNTVEVGKKNLQIPTSWADLIKPEYKGQIVMSNPASSGTGFLSVSAILQMMGEAEGWKYLDALHENIAQYVHSGSKPCKLAGSGEYAIGISFGYRAVKQKNGGEPIQPVFPKEGSGWDIEANALIKKANINPAAKTFLDWAISPEISKKYAKNFPITAVKTDVPVPAGFPEDPIKQLFPKNDFKWAAANRDAILAEWTKRYDSKSEAKKK; encoded by the coding sequence ATGCTTATCAACAAACTTAGCAAAAAAAAGTGGCTGAAATTCGCCCTAAGCTTACTATCAGCGTTTCTGGTAACTGTAGCTGTAACGGCTTGTGTCCAAACCCAAACTCCAGAAAAAAAGCCTGAAGTTGCAACTACTGCAAAATCGACAGCAACTTCTACCGAAGCAGCCAAGCCTGCTACTGGTAGCATCACAATTTATACTGCTTTAGAAGACGACCAATTGTCTGAATATTTGCCTTTGTTTCAGAAAACATATCCAGATATTAAAGTGAATAAAGTGCGGGACTCTACGGGGGTCGTAACTGCTAAATTGCTTGCTGAAAAAGATAATCCAACTGCTGATGTAGTTTGGGGATTGGCTGCCTCTAGCTTGCTCATTGCTGAAAAGCAAGGAATGCTCGAACCCTATGCTCCTAAAGGTCTAGAAGCAGTTCAACCACAGTTTAGAGATAGTGAAAATCCTCCTAAATGGGTTGGTATAGATGTTTGGGAATCTGCTTTCTGCGTTAATACTGTAGAAGTTGGTAAGAAGAACCTGCAAATTCCAACATCTTGGGCAGATCTGATCAAGCCTGAATATAAGGGTCAGATCGTCATGTCTAATCCTGCATCTTCGGGGACTGGATTCCTATCTGTATCCGCGATCCTACAAATGATGGGAGAAGCTGAAGGTTGGAAATATCTTGATGCACTTCATGAAAATATCGCTCAATACGTTCACTCTGGTTCTAAGCCTTGCAAACTTGCTGGTTCTGGTGAATATGCGATCGGGATTTCCTTCGGCTATCGCGCTGTGAAGCAGAAAAATGGCGGTGAACCAATTCAGCCTGTATTCCCTAAAGAAGGTTCGGGTTGGGATATTGAAGCCAATGCTTTGATCAAGAAAGCGAATATCAATCCTGCGGCTAAGACCTTCTTGGATTGGGCGATTTCTCCAGAAATTTCTAAGAAGTACGCTAAGAACTTCCCCATAACTGCGGTGAAGACAGACGTACCTGTTCCTGCTGGTTTCCCTGAAGATCCGATCAAGCAGTTATTTCCCAAGAATGACTTCAAATGGGCGGCTGCTAATCGCGATGCAATTTTGGCAGAATGGACAAAGCGTTACGATTCTAAGTCTGAAGCGAAGAAGAAGTAA
- a CDS encoding putative 2-aminoethylphosphonate ABC transporter ATP-binding protein, with protein sequence MTNFPDGTEAIANQASPPNHGQIASSGSSTHQPDLGQPYLQIENICKSFGQFTALNSINLNVYVGEFVCLLGPSGCGKTTLLRIIAGLEQQSSGRIIQGGKDVSRLPPAKRDFGIVFQSYALFPNLTATQNIAYGLENTPMPKRQIEQRVKELLETVGLEGFGQKYPSQMSGGQQQRIALARALALSPSLLLLDEPLSALDAKVRNRLRVEITQLQKRLGVTTVMVTHDQEEALTMSDRVVVMDKGVIAQVGTPRVVYQSPKTPFVANFIGATNLLTGEVVSSTQVRCGNIVLEAKIEDLEINSQIAIAIRPEAIHILDGSEQNENLPNVISADIEGIEFLGSVYHLTLRPDGNAKVAMIIEISIYKARQIDLNLGTTLKIQLPANELQIFPSRS encoded by the coding sequence ATGACAAATTTTCCAGACGGGACAGAGGCGATCGCTAATCAAGCTAGTCCCCCTAATCATGGGCAAATAGCTTCTTCAGGCTCATCCACGCATCAACCAGACTTGGGGCAGCCTTATCTACAAATTGAGAATATCTGTAAATCTTTCGGACAATTTACTGCGCTAAACAGTATCAATCTCAATGTCTACGTTGGAGAATTTGTCTGCTTATTAGGACCTAGTGGCTGCGGCAAAACGACATTGCTGCGAATTATTGCGGGACTCGAACAGCAAAGTAGCGGTCGCATAATTCAAGGCGGAAAAGATGTCTCGCGGTTGCCGCCTGCAAAAAGAGATTTTGGGATTGTCTTTCAGTCTTACGCACTGTTTCCAAATCTGACGGCAACACAAAATATTGCCTATGGGTTAGAAAATACACCTATGCCCAAGCGACAAATCGAGCAACGGGTAAAAGAATTATTGGAAACAGTTGGTTTAGAAGGATTCGGGCAAAAATATCCTTCACAAATGTCTGGCGGACAGCAACAGCGAATTGCTCTAGCCAGAGCTTTAGCGCTTTCGCCCAGTTTGTTGCTTTTAGATGAACCACTCTCGGCTTTGGATGCAAAGGTGCGAAATCGGTTGCGCGTTGAGATTACTCAATTACAGAAGCGTCTGGGCGTGACGACGGTAATGGTCACACACGATCAAGAGGAAGCGCTCACTATGTCCGATCGCGTGGTGGTGATGGATAAAGGTGTCATCGCGCAGGTGGGAACGCCGCGTGTGGTCTATCAAAGCCCCAAAACCCCCTTTGTGGCAAATTTTATCGGCGCGACGAATCTGTTGACAGGTGAAGTGGTTTCAAGCACTCAGGTTCGCTGTGGCAATATCGTTCTTGAAGCAAAGATTGAAGATTTAGAAATTAATAGTCAAATCGCGATCGCTATTCGTCCTGAAGCAATCCATATATTGGATGGGAGCGAACAAAACGAGAATTTGCCAAATGTGATTTCGGCTGATATCGAAGGTATTGAGTTTCTCGGTTCGGTGTATCACCTGACATTAAGACCTGATGGCAATGCGAAGGTCGCAATGATAATTGAGATTTCGATCTATAAGGCAAGACAGATCGACTTGAATTTAGGAACTACTTTAAAAATTCAACTTCCCGCCAATGAATTGCAAATCTTTCCGAGTCGTTCTTGA
- a CDS encoding putative 2-aminoethylphosphonate ABC transporter permease subunit, protein MTLTPFKNKIFPFQPQKEVHQIPTKEDWMLRIAIALSTLWLLVGVLLPLYPMLIRSFQDTEGQWIGLANYIRYFQTPALSVSIFNTFYIAILSSAISVVLGFIYAYALTRTAMFGKPIFRILGLLPIFIPPLAHSIGLVYLFGNKGLVTTGFLSLLPSWNINLYGANGIIIGEVLYCFPQAVILMITALNITDARLYEAAAALRTHAHRVFFTVTLPSVKYGLMSAIFVCFTLAFTDFGVPKVVGGSFNVLATDIYKQVIGQQNFSMGATIGVFLLLPTAIAYILDRLFQGRQSALVSSRSVPFQPSLNPNLDWLMFGFCSIIASFILLVFGTIILASLVKVWPYNFELTTKHYDFNAVGGGGLNAYWNSIQVSLYTSIFGTITVFLGAYLVEKGKGFKAMRSFNYFLSTIPLALPGLVLGLSYVFFFNKPLWNIPYTNLALVNPFNGLYGTIALLVICNIVHFYTVGFLTASTALKQIDPEFESVSASMGVPFYKTFWRVTIPLTIPAILELGSYFFVNSMVTISAIIFLYPPNAPLAAVAIVNMDDAGDVAPAAAMSTALVLTSIGVRILYWLLTQGLSKRTQTWLKR, encoded by the coding sequence ATGACGCTAACACCATTTAAGAACAAAATATTTCCGTTTCAGCCCCAAAAAGAAGTACATCAAATTCCTACGAAGGAAGATTGGATGTTAAGGATAGCGATCGCTTTAAGTACACTTTGGCTTTTAGTTGGTGTGCTATTGCCGCTTTATCCGATGTTGATCCGCAGCTTTCAGGATACTGAAGGACAATGGATCGGACTAGCTAATTACATTCGTTATTTTCAGACTCCAGCGCTTTCTGTCTCGATTTTCAATACTTTTTATATTGCGATCCTCAGTTCAGCGATTTCCGTAGTTTTAGGTTTTATCTATGCCTATGCCCTAACTCGCACAGCAATGTTTGGCAAGCCGATTTTTCGGATTCTCGGATTACTACCAATATTTATCCCTCCCCTCGCTCACAGTATCGGCTTGGTTTATCTTTTTGGGAATAAAGGATTAGTTACCACTGGTTTCTTATCATTACTGCCAAGCTGGAATATTAACCTTTACGGTGCAAATGGCATCATTATTGGTGAAGTTCTCTATTGCTTCCCACAAGCCGTAATTTTGATGATTACGGCGCTGAATATTACCGATGCCCGTCTTTATGAAGCTGCTGCTGCTTTGCGAACACATGCCCACCGCGTATTTTTTACGGTGACTTTACCGAGCGTCAAGTATGGATTGATGAGCGCGATTTTTGTGTGCTTCACCCTTGCCTTTACAGATTTCGGTGTGCCGAAAGTTGTGGGTGGTAGCTTTAATGTGTTGGCAACTGACATTTATAAGCAAGTCATCGGTCAGCAAAACTTCTCAATGGGAGCGACAATTGGCGTATTTTTGCTACTGCCGACAGCGATCGCCTACATTCTGGATCGCCTTTTTCAAGGTCGCCAAAGTGCCTTAGTCAGCAGTCGCTCAGTTCCATTTCAACCAAGTCTCAATCCCAATCTCGATTGGCTCATGTTCGGCTTTTGCAGCATCATCGCCAGTTTTATTCTCTTAGTATTCGGCACAATTATTCTCGCTTCTTTAGTGAAGGTCTGGCCCTACAACTTTGAACTTACTACTAAGCATTATGACTTTAATGCCGTTGGCGGCGGCGGGCTTAATGCTTATTGGAATAGCATCCAAGTTTCTCTATATACGTCTATATTTGGCACGATCACGGTTTTTCTGGGTGCTTATCTGGTAGAAAAGGGAAAGGGATTTAAAGCGATGCGTTCCTTTAACTATTTCCTATCAACAATTCCCCTAGCATTACCAGGGCTAGTATTGGGACTTTCCTATGTCTTTTTCTTTAACAAACCCTTGTGGAATATTCCCTATACAAATTTAGCACTAGTCAATCCTTTTAATGGACTATACGGCACGATCGCTTTATTAGTGATTTGCAACATCGTTCATTTCTATACAGTGGGCTTTCTGACCGCGAGTACAGCTCTTAAACAAATCGACCCAGAGTTTGAATCAGTCTCCGCTTCGATGGGTGTTCCCTTTTACAAAACCTTCTGGCGCGTGACGATTCCATTGACGATTCCTGCGATTTTGGAACTAGGTAGCTACTTTTTTGTAAATTCAATGGTGACTATCTCGGCAATCATCTTCTTGTATCCCCCCAATGCGCCTTTAGCGGCGGTAGCGATCGTGAATATGGATGATGCTGGCGATGTTGCTCCTGCGGCGGCGATGTCTACAGCCTTAGTGTTAACTAGCATTGGCGTGCGAATTCTCTATTGGCTGTTGACGCAAGGTTTATCAAAGCGAACGCAAACTTGGCTAAAGCGATAA